From a region of the Haematobia irritans isolate KBUSLIRL chromosome 4, ASM5000362v1, whole genome shotgun sequence genome:
- the LOC142236063 gene encoding uncharacterized protein LOC142236063 isoform X1, whose amino-acid sequence MKGFKIIKTLFEEKKEALCLCFDGEDNYNIFINEAKKIYNMPSDVSIDIFSNDFRINPGIFSHAVEQYIGSPDFFLVLKLSAPNFLIDVASEPLVLDDCELDVVSNEEIYLSSCSPSSGCHQNQHPLCSSHSDAIRSVSIGGAEFSNFTESNTFFAGVENVPLLPTVQEIKKIRNIQLLMQLKVLENKERTQIAKTIVGYILHNNSSRLLHREDFLQLSQFIVEIFPSEIKESYYVPFQKGHLAKGKLYDAYNNMRTKLSAAGIIKRRIHTRTPKEKPVTSTKSDGIDVDDLRILQIQNSQWAKVLEIWKKSHLVRQNELKNTNMSTYDYMEKYKVLCNERSYDLIEIDFKRLYPQSKGVNDWRIYYPKIISKATKVREHSIQKILTIINKTLDEETKYALALMVVPYLLPTARHNSKLEVQESFIIYSENILQADDETRNNHKRRKLETQPLIHFVGDTTNAISLCYVDLAGIRLKFKDPLKAFEVCFQSFMAMNIKYPTECTHVWTFFQKLIFEVDTIWDLTLPSVSTLINELKS is encoded by the exons ATGAAAGGTTTTAAGATAATTAAAACCTTATTTGAAGAAAAGAAGGAAGCACTTTGTTTGTGCTTCGATGGGGAAGAcaattataatatatttataaatgaaG caaagaaaatatataatatgccgAGCGACGTTTCCATTGACATCTTTTCAAACGATTTCAGAATAAATCCGGGTATATTCTCCCATGCGGTGGAACAATATATCGGATCTCCCGACTTTTTCTTGGTTTTAAAATTATCTG ctccaaattttttaatagatgtTGCTAGTGAGCCTTTAGTATTAGACGATTGTGAACTTGATGTGGTATCCAATGAAGAAATTTACTTAAGTTCATGCTCACCATCAAGTGGATGTCATCAAAACCAACACCCATTATGTTCGTCGCATAGTGACGCAATTCGTTCTGTGTCTATAGGTGGAGCagagttttcaaattttacagAAAGCAACACATTTTTTGCAGGAGTCGAAAATGTCCCATTGCTGCCGACTGTTCAA gAAATTAAGAAGATTAGGAATATTCAGCTTTTAATGCAATTGAAAGTGTTGGAAAATAAGGAAAGGACTCAAATTGCAAAAACAATTGTAGGTTATATCCTGCATAATAATTCCAGCCGGCT atTACATAGAGAGGATTTTTTACAATTATCCCAATTCATTGTTGAAATATTTCCCTCTGAAATAAAAGAAAGCTATTACGTTCCATTTCAAAAAGGCCACCTAGCAAAGGGCAAATTATACGATGCTTACAACAATATGAGGACAAAGTTAAGTGCTGCCGGCATTATTAAGAGGCGCATTCACACAAGGACTCCCAAAGAAA aaccTGTTACCTCTACTAAAAGTGATGGAATTGATGTCGATGATCTTCGTATTCTCCAAATACAAAATTCACAATGGGCAAAAGTTTTGGAAATATGGAAAAAGTCACATTTAGTACGACAAAACGAATTGAAAAACACGAATATGTCCACATATGATTATATGGAGAAATACAAAGTTCTTTGCAACGAAAGGAGCTATGATTTG ATTGAAATAGACTTCAAAAGATTATATCCGCAGTCAAAGGGAGTTAATGATTGGAGGATTTACTACCCCAAAATAATTTCCAAAGCAACAAAAGTAAGGGAGCACagcattcaaaaaattttaactatcaTAAACAAAACATTAGACGAAG AAACAAAATACGCCCTTGCCCTCATGGTTGTACCTTATCTTTTGCCAACAGCACGACATAACTCCAAATTAGAAGTTCAAGAATCGTTTATCATCTATAGTGAA AATATATTGCAAGCAGATGACGAAACCAGAAATAACCATAAACGTAGGAAATTGGAAACCCAACCGTTAATACACTTCGTTGGAGATACTACAAACGCAATATCCCTCTGCTACGTTGATTTGGCTGGAATAAGATTGAAATTTAAGGACCCTTTGAAAGCATTTGAAGTGTGTTTCCAGAGTTTCATGgctatgaatataaaatatcCTACAGAATGTACCCACGTGtggacatttttccaaaaacttatttttgaagTCGACACAATTTGGGATTTAACATTACCATCCGTGAGTACACTCATTAATGAACTGAAGTCATAA
- the LOC142236063 gene encoding uncharacterized protein LOC142236063 isoform X3 yields MPSDVSIDIFSNDFRINPGIFSHAVEQYIGSPDFFLVLKLSAPNFLIDVASEPLVLDDCELDVVSNEEIYLSSCSPSSGCHQNQHPLCSSHSDAIRSVSIGGAEFSNFTESNTFFAGVENVPLLPTVQEIKKIRNIQLLMQLKVLENKERTQIAKTIVGYILHNNSSRLLHREDFLQLSQFIVEIFPSEIKESYYVPFQKGHLAKGKLYDAYNNMRTKLSAAGIIKRRIHTRTPKEKPVTSTKSDGIDVDDLRILQIQNSQWAKVLEIWKKSHLVRQNELKNTNMSTYDYMEKYKVLCNERSYDLIEIDFKRLYPQSKGVNDWRIYYPKIISKATKVREHSIQKILTIINKTLDEETKYALALMVVPYLLPTARHNSKLEVQESFIIYSENILQADDETRNNHKRRKLETQPLIHFVGDTTNAISLCYVDLAGIRLKFKDPLKAFEVCFQSFMAMNIKYPTECTHVWTFFQKLIFEVDTIWDLTLPSVSTLINELKS; encoded by the exons atgccgAGCGACGTTTCCATTGACATCTTTTCAAACGATTTCAGAATAAATCCGGGTATATTCTCCCATGCGGTGGAACAATATATCGGATCTCCCGACTTTTTCTTGGTTTTAAAATTATCTG ctccaaattttttaatagatgtTGCTAGTGAGCCTTTAGTATTAGACGATTGTGAACTTGATGTGGTATCCAATGAAGAAATTTACTTAAGTTCATGCTCACCATCAAGTGGATGTCATCAAAACCAACACCCATTATGTTCGTCGCATAGTGACGCAATTCGTTCTGTGTCTATAGGTGGAGCagagttttcaaattttacagAAAGCAACACATTTTTTGCAGGAGTCGAAAATGTCCCATTGCTGCCGACTGTTCAA gAAATTAAGAAGATTAGGAATATTCAGCTTTTAATGCAATTGAAAGTGTTGGAAAATAAGGAAAGGACTCAAATTGCAAAAACAATTGTAGGTTATATCCTGCATAATAATTCCAGCCGGCT atTACATAGAGAGGATTTTTTACAATTATCCCAATTCATTGTTGAAATATTTCCCTCTGAAATAAAAGAAAGCTATTACGTTCCATTTCAAAAAGGCCACCTAGCAAAGGGCAAATTATACGATGCTTACAACAATATGAGGACAAAGTTAAGTGCTGCCGGCATTATTAAGAGGCGCATTCACACAAGGACTCCCAAAGAAA aaccTGTTACCTCTACTAAAAGTGATGGAATTGATGTCGATGATCTTCGTATTCTCCAAATACAAAATTCACAATGGGCAAAAGTTTTGGAAATATGGAAAAAGTCACATTTAGTACGACAAAACGAATTGAAAAACACGAATATGTCCACATATGATTATATGGAGAAATACAAAGTTCTTTGCAACGAAAGGAGCTATGATTTG ATTGAAATAGACTTCAAAAGATTATATCCGCAGTCAAAGGGAGTTAATGATTGGAGGATTTACTACCCCAAAATAATTTCCAAAGCAACAAAAGTAAGGGAGCACagcattcaaaaaattttaactatcaTAAACAAAACATTAGACGAAG AAACAAAATACGCCCTTGCCCTCATGGTTGTACCTTATCTTTTGCCAACAGCACGACATAACTCCAAATTAGAAGTTCAAGAATCGTTTATCATCTATAGTGAA AATATATTGCAAGCAGATGACGAAACCAGAAATAACCATAAACGTAGGAAATTGGAAACCCAACCGTTAATACACTTCGTTGGAGATACTACAAACGCAATATCCCTCTGCTACGTTGATTTGGCTGGAATAAGATTGAAATTTAAGGACCCTTTGAAAGCATTTGAAGTGTGTTTCCAGAGTTTCATGgctatgaatataaaatatcCTACAGAATGTACCCACGTGtggacatttttccaaaaacttatttttgaagTCGACACAATTTGGGATTTAACATTACCATCCGTGAGTACACTCATTAATGAACTGAAGTCATAA
- the LOC142236063 gene encoding uncharacterized protein LOC142236063 isoform X2: MKGFKIIKTLFEEKKEALCLCFDGEDNYNIFINEAKKIYNMPSDVSIDIFSNDFRINPGIFSHAVEQYIGSPDFFLVLKLSDVASEPLVLDDCELDVVSNEEIYLSSCSPSSGCHQNQHPLCSSHSDAIRSVSIGGAEFSNFTESNTFFAGVENVPLLPTVQEIKKIRNIQLLMQLKVLENKERTQIAKTIVGYILHNNSSRLLHREDFLQLSQFIVEIFPSEIKESYYVPFQKGHLAKGKLYDAYNNMRTKLSAAGIIKRRIHTRTPKEKPVTSTKSDGIDVDDLRILQIQNSQWAKVLEIWKKSHLVRQNELKNTNMSTYDYMEKYKVLCNERSYDLIEIDFKRLYPQSKGVNDWRIYYPKIISKATKVREHSIQKILTIINKTLDEETKYALALMVVPYLLPTARHNSKLEVQESFIIYSENILQADDETRNNHKRRKLETQPLIHFVGDTTNAISLCYVDLAGIRLKFKDPLKAFEVCFQSFMAMNIKYPTECTHVWTFFQKLIFEVDTIWDLTLPSVSTLINELKS, translated from the exons ATGAAAGGTTTTAAGATAATTAAAACCTTATTTGAAGAAAAGAAGGAAGCACTTTGTTTGTGCTTCGATGGGGAAGAcaattataatatatttataaatgaaG caaagaaaatatataatatgccgAGCGACGTTTCCATTGACATCTTTTCAAACGATTTCAGAATAAATCCGGGTATATTCTCCCATGCGGTGGAACAATATATCGGATCTCCCGACTTTTTCTTGGTTTTAAAATTATCTG atgtTGCTAGTGAGCCTTTAGTATTAGACGATTGTGAACTTGATGTGGTATCCAATGAAGAAATTTACTTAAGTTCATGCTCACCATCAAGTGGATGTCATCAAAACCAACACCCATTATGTTCGTCGCATAGTGACGCAATTCGTTCTGTGTCTATAGGTGGAGCagagttttcaaattttacagAAAGCAACACATTTTTTGCAGGAGTCGAAAATGTCCCATTGCTGCCGACTGTTCAA gAAATTAAGAAGATTAGGAATATTCAGCTTTTAATGCAATTGAAAGTGTTGGAAAATAAGGAAAGGACTCAAATTGCAAAAACAATTGTAGGTTATATCCTGCATAATAATTCCAGCCGGCT atTACATAGAGAGGATTTTTTACAATTATCCCAATTCATTGTTGAAATATTTCCCTCTGAAATAAAAGAAAGCTATTACGTTCCATTTCAAAAAGGCCACCTAGCAAAGGGCAAATTATACGATGCTTACAACAATATGAGGACAAAGTTAAGTGCTGCCGGCATTATTAAGAGGCGCATTCACACAAGGACTCCCAAAGAAA aaccTGTTACCTCTACTAAAAGTGATGGAATTGATGTCGATGATCTTCGTATTCTCCAAATACAAAATTCACAATGGGCAAAAGTTTTGGAAATATGGAAAAAGTCACATTTAGTACGACAAAACGAATTGAAAAACACGAATATGTCCACATATGATTATATGGAGAAATACAAAGTTCTTTGCAACGAAAGGAGCTATGATTTG ATTGAAATAGACTTCAAAAGATTATATCCGCAGTCAAAGGGAGTTAATGATTGGAGGATTTACTACCCCAAAATAATTTCCAAAGCAACAAAAGTAAGGGAGCACagcattcaaaaaattttaactatcaTAAACAAAACATTAGACGAAG AAACAAAATACGCCCTTGCCCTCATGGTTGTACCTTATCTTTTGCCAACAGCACGACATAACTCCAAATTAGAAGTTCAAGAATCGTTTATCATCTATAGTGAA AATATATTGCAAGCAGATGACGAAACCAGAAATAACCATAAACGTAGGAAATTGGAAACCCAACCGTTAATACACTTCGTTGGAGATACTACAAACGCAATATCCCTCTGCTACGTTGATTTGGCTGGAATAAGATTGAAATTTAAGGACCCTTTGAAAGCATTTGAAGTGTGTTTCCAGAGTTTCATGgctatgaatataaaatatcCTACAGAATGTACCCACGTGtggacatttttccaaaaacttatttttgaagTCGACACAATTTGGGATTTAACATTACCATCCGTGAGTACACTCATTAATGAACTGAAGTCATAA